The Miscanthus floridulus cultivar M001 chromosome 17, ASM1932011v1, whole genome shotgun sequence genome has a window encoding:
- the LOC136515765 gene encoding uncharacterized protein gives MANLRILRIIMARKKTKKENPRVRTASGTKGNLPPNQLQAISTPPSPVQTQAEEQGGSTLHPAFPYRRPSRAAGDRDPARPDRPKVVRVEQRPPWLRSSARSRPRREELSRRGDRNNLVFSSSQSQLKRLTWRPSSCDICRVVGLPRAPAIPLSAGRWDRPCDPALRRQVVPNTLIGASLWHTIRGSSNRPRETSPSPSRHHRRHSRLLLAPPTRRFLELLRRPDAVGRRRLHDLSIAWKSRRIRTRRSGYGTVKDLTLELVSRGHGKGPTLPSSTALSLPVGTRTASDSGIGKAVKLLGKAV, from the exons ATGGCAAATCTTAGAATTttaagaattataatggcacgaaaaaaaactaaaaaggaAAACCCCCGCGTGCGAACGGCATCTGGCACAAAAGGAAACCTCCCTCCCAATCAGCTCCAGGCGATCTCGACGCCGCCATCACCCGTGCAAACGCAGGCGGAAGAGCAGGGGGGCAGCACACTGCATCCCGCCTTCCCCTATCGTCGTCCCAGTCGTGCGGCGGGAGATCGGGACCCAGCGCGACCTGACCGCCCGAAAGTCGTGAGGGTAGAGCAACGGCCTCCCTGGTTGCGCTCCTCAGCACGCTCCCGCCCGCGTCGCGAGGAACTGAGCCGGCGCGGCGACCGCAACAACCTCG TTTTCTCTTCGTCACAAtcacaactaaaaagactaacGTGGAGACCATCGTCGTGCGACATATGTCGGGTCGTCGGTCTGCCGCGCGCCCCTGCGATCCCGCTCAGCGCCGGTAGGTGGGACCGCCCCTGCGATCCCGCTCTGCGCCGGCAGGTGGTTCCAAATACGTTGATCGGGGCTTCTCTATGGCATACGATCCGTGGCTCCAGCAACCGCCCTCGCGAGACCTCGCCCTCTCCCTCACGCCACCATCGCCGGCACAGCCGCCTCCTGCTCGCGCCGCCGACGCGCCGGTTCCTAGAGTTGCTCCGTCGCCCCGACGCCGTCGGACGCCGCCGCCTCCACGATCTGAGCATCGCCTGGAAAAG CAGGAGGATTCGTACGAGGAGGTCGGGATACGGCACGGTGAAGGACCTGACGCTGGAGCTGGTGAGCAGAGGGCATGGCAAGGGTCCAACGCTGCCGTCCTCGACGGCGTTGTCACTCCCAG ttggaactaggACAGCTTCTGATTCTGGCATAGGAAAAGCCGTGAAGCTGCTAGGAAAAGCCGTCTAA
- the LOC136517429 gene encoding probable anion transporter 2, chloroplastic produces MASVRSCVSVTSAVSPVSYRSTRAAGAAGVSGTLRVRSPSLALGVDGGCASSSGRGSVVISGGGGLGLLGGDGPRIIRRGGGREVLAMCSASFDGVRPAAGAAAVASSAVQPVPAAFPERAKVVALVAAIMLLCNADRVVMSVAVVPLSAQYGWSSSFVGIVQSSFLWGYVFSSMVGGALADKYGGKKVMAGAAALWSLATILTPWAASHSTIMLLAVRALFGLAEGVAFPTMSTFLPKWFPTHERATAVGISMGGFHLGNVISFLATPIIMSYIGLSGTFVFFASLGYLWLSVWMLNVESDPLDSRTISKSELQLILAGRTGSKVQGSKFPSLRELFSKTEFLAITLANVVNNWGYFVLLSWMPVYFKTVYNVNLKQAAWFSAIPWAVMAMSGYVAGASADFLIKSGFPIGPVRKIMQSIGFMGPCVSLLCLRFAQTPSVAAVLMTIALSLSSFSQAGYFCNIQDIAPKYAGSLHGMTNGIGTVAAIVSTIGTGYFVQWLGSFQAFLTLTAALYFSATVFYNIYATGDLIFD; encoded by the exons ATGGCGTCGGTCAGGTCGTGTGTGTCCGTGACGTCCGCCGTGAGCCCGGTCAGTTACAGATCCACGAGGGCTGCCGGGGCAGCCGGCGTCTCGGGAACGCTGCGCGTACGTTCCCCGTCCCTGGCGCTCGGCGTCGACGGTGGCTGCGCCAGCAGCAGCGGGAGGGGCAGCGTCGTCATTAGTGGTGGCGGCGGTCTCGGCTTGCTCGGCGGCGATGGACCGAGGATCATCAGGCGGGGCGGCGGGCGGGAGGTCCTCGCCATGTGCAGCGCGAGCTTCGACGGGGTCcgccccgccgccggcgccgccgccgtggccagcAGCGCCGTTCAGCCCGTGCCGGCGGCGTTCCCCGAGCGCGCCAAGGTGGTGGCGCTGGTGGCGGCCATCATGCTGCTCTGCAACGCCGACCGAGTCGTCATGTCCGTCGCCGTCGTGCCGCTCTCCGCGCAGTACGGATGGTCCAGCTCCTTCGTCGGCATCGTCCAG TCATCGTTTTTATGGGGATATGTTTTCTCATCCATGGTTGGAGGAGCTTTGGCAGACAAATATGGCGGGAAGAAGGTGATGGCAGGTGCTGCTGCACTCTGGTCCTTGGCTACAATTCTCACTCCTTGGGCCGCCTCCCACTCCACCATCATGTTGCTTGCTGTACGTGCACTCTTTGGCCTTGCAGAAGGTGTTGCATTTCCGACAATGAGCACCTTCTTACCAAA GTGGTTCCCAACACATGAGCGTGCCACTGCTGTTGGCATTTCCATGGGTGGATTCCATCTTGGAAATGTCATAAGCTTCCTAGCAACACCGATCATCATGTCATACATAGGCCTCTCGGGAACATTTGTCTTCTTCGCATCACTTGGTTACTTGTGGCTCTCTGTATGGATGTTAAATGTAGAAAGCGATCCTCTTGACAGCCGTACTATAAGCAAGTCTGAGCTGCAACTAATTCTAGCTGGAAGAACTGGATCTAAAGTCCAAGGCAGTAAATTCCCATCCCTAAGGGAATTGTTCTCAAAGACTGAATTCTTGGCCATCACTTTGGCCAATGTGGTCAACAACTGG GGCTATTTTGTCCTATTGTCGTGGATGCCTGTTTACTTCAAAACG GTTTATAACGTCAATCTAAAACAAGCAGCATGGTTCAGCGCCATACCTTGGGCAGTCATGGCTATGTCCGGTTATGTTGCAGGAGCCTCTGCAGATTTCCTGATCAAATCTGGTTTCCCTATTGGTCCAGTTCGGAAAATTATGCAG TCCATTGGTTTTATGGGGCCTTGCGTGTCATTGCTATGCTTAAGGTTTGCCCAAACTCCATCAGTTGCTGCAGTTCTCATGACCATTGCCCTGAGCTTGAGTTCTTTTAGCCAAGCCGGATACTTTTGCAATATACAG GACATTGCTCCCAAATACGCTGGATCCTTGCACG GGATGACGAACGGCATAGGGACGGTGGCTGCCATAGTTAGCACCATCGGGACCGGCTACTTCGTCCAGTGGCTAGGGTCCTTCCAGGCCTTCCTCACCCTCACGGCGGCGCTCTACTTCAGCGCCACCGTCTTCTACAACATCTACGCAACCGGCGACCTGATTTTTGACTGA